One genomic window of Fusarium fujikuroi IMI 58289 draft genome, chromosome FFUJ_chr01 includes the following:
- a CDS encoding related to dihydroneopterin aldolase, which translates to MGKDTPLVSSRRLANAEGDPVAVVRVRNLQTTIQGPKDAWGRGSKQQPLLISAEVSLTHAFPSSSSDDKVASDTVHYGLLSKSILSTLDTLPRSALSLSDVLNRLWVDLTGFQYTGVKEPSAQNTKAFLDTGLIRRLSVSLVLPKASLMGTAIRLSGSCLFADSAVTSRSLELGLEGIRVPTLIGVNSNERNAKQVVITNIRIDEYQTAHDDYAVIESIIVDAMSESSFETLEALAASLAFHIARELRTKRDDFYGQIIRIGLEKPTAVPLAEAACVELTVKTEDVKIEVSKTKDVRFDDTRNQIAHSNDRKS; encoded by the exons ATGGGCAAAGACACTCCCCTTGTGTCATCTCGACGTCTCGCCAATGCTGAAGGCGATCCTGTCGCTGTTGTCCGCGTCCGAAATCTCCAAACGACTATTCAAGGCCCCAAAGATGCCTGGGGTCGAGGTTCTAAGCAGCAACCTCTTCTGATATCCGCCGAGGTGTCACTGACGCATGCGTTcccctcatcgtcgtcagaCGACAAGGTTGCTTCCGATACCGTTCACTATGGGCTCCTCAGCAAATCTATCCTCAGCACGCTGGACACGTTGCCCAGGTCAGCCCTGTCGTTGAGCGATGTGCTCAACAGGCTCTGGGTTGACCTTACTGGTTTCCAGTACACTGGCGTGAAGGAGCCTTCTGCCCAAAACACAAAGGCTTTCCTCGACACGGGCCTTATCCGAAGGCTCTCAGTCTCTCTCGTCCTGCCCAAGGCCTCGTTGATGGGAACTGCAATCCGACTCTCGGGGTCGTGTCTCTTCGCCGACTCAGCCGTCACCTCACGCAGTCTGGAGCTGGGTCTGGAAGGGATCAGAGTGCCGACACTCATCGGTGTCAACAGTAACGAGCGAAACGCTAAGCAAGTCGTCATCACAAACATCCGCATCGACGAATACCAAACCGCACACGATGACTATGCTGTCATTGAGAGCATCATTGTTGAT GCCATGTCAGAATCGTCATTCGAAACTCTCGAGGCTTTGGCGGCAAGTCTGGCTTTCCATATTGCCCGGGAACTCAGGACCAAGCGTGACGATTTCTATGGACAAATCATTCGCATTGGACTCGAGAAGCCAACAGCAGTGCCTCTGGCCGAGGCTGCCTGTGTAGAGCTCACAGTCAAAACCGAAGATGTCAAGATCGAGGTCTCCAAGACGAAAGACGTTAGGTTTGATGATACTAGAAACCAGATTGCGCACTCGAATGACAGGAAATCGTAG
- a CDS encoding probable UTP-glucose-1-phosphate uridylyltransferase → MASAIKSALPTHLKPNSGDEQGNERRHGKTRSHMAFENTSTNVAAAQMRNALTNLAETVKDPEQKKASPSTRNLFETEMDNFFALFRRYLNDKAKGNAVDWDRIAPPAQGQVVDYEDLANTESVQFLNKLAVLKLNGGLGTSMGCVGPKSVIEVRDGMSFLDLSVRQIEYLNRTYDVNVPFILMNSFNTNDDTAAIIKKYEGHNVDILTFNQSRYPRVYKDSLLPVPKDNDSPINEWYPPGHGDVFESLYNSGILDKLLERGIEIIFLSNVDNLGAVVDLRILQHMMETNAEYIMELTNKTKADVKGGTIIDYEGSVRLLEIAQVPKEHVNEFKSIKKFKYFNTNNIWLNLKAIKRVVENDELEMEIIPNGKTIPGDKKGESDISIIQLETAVGAAIRHFNNAHGVNVPRRRFLPVKTCSDLMLVKSDLYTLKHGQLQMSAARFGDAPLIKLGGDFKKVSDFQKRIPSIPKVLELDHLTITGAVNLGRGVTLKGTVIIVATEGSTIDIPPGSILENVVVQGSLRLLEH, encoded by the exons ATGGCCAGTGCTATCAAGAGTGCGCTGCCTACCCACCTCAAGCCCAACAGCGGCGATGAGCAGGGCAATGAGCGTCGTCATGGCAAGACGCGCAGTCACATG GCTTTCGAGAATACCTCCACCAACGTCGCTGCTGCTCAGATGCGAAATGCTCTGACCAACCTCGCCGAGACCGTCAAGGATCCCGAACAAAAGAAGGCAAGTCCTTCAACTCGAAAC TTGTTCGAGACTGAGATGGACAACTTCTTCGCCCTTTTCCGACGATATCTTaacgacaaggccaagggcaacGCCGT AGACTGGGATCGCATTGCCCCTCCCGCTCAGGGTCAGGTTGTCGATTACGAGGATCTTGCCAACACCGAGTCTGTCCAGTTCCTCAACAAGCTGGCtgttctcaagctcaacggTGGTCTGGGAACCTCCATGGGTTGTGTCGGCCCCAAGTCCGTTATTGAGGTCCGTGACGGCATGTCCTTCCTCGATCTTTCCGTCCGACAGATTGAGTACCTGAACCGTACCTACGACGTCAACGTCCCTTTCATTCTTATGAACTCCTTCAACACAAATGACGACACTGCCGCCATTATCAAGAAGTATGAGGGCCACAACGTCGATATCCTTACCTTCAACCAGTCTCGATACCCCAGAGTATACAAGGACTCTCTCCTCCCCGTCCCCAAGGATAACGACTCCCCCATCAACGAGTGGTACCCCCCTGGCCACGGTGACGTTTTCGAGTCCCTCTACAACTCTGGCATTCTcgacaagcttctcgagcgAGGTATTGAGATCATCTTCCTTTCCAACGTCGACAACCTGGGCGCCGTGGTCGACCTTCGCATCCTCCAGCACATGATGGAGACAAACGCTGAGTACATCATGGAGCtgaccaacaagaccaaggccgaCGTCAAGGGTGGTACCATCATCGACTACGAGGGCTCAGTCCGCCTGCTCGAAATTGCCCAGGTACCCAAGGAGCATGTCAATGAGTTCAAGTCtatcaagaagttcaagtacttcaacaccaacaacatctgGCTCAACCTAAAGGCCATCAAGCGTGTGGTAGAGAATGACGaactggagatggagattaTCCCCAATGGCAAGACCATCCCTGGTGACAAGAAGGGCGAGTCTGATATCTCTATCATCCAGCTCGAGACCGCTGTCGGTGCTGCTATCCGTCACTTCAACAACGCTCACGGTGTCAACGTTCCCCGTCGACGATTCTTGCCCGTCAAGACCTGTTCCGACCTGATGCTGGTCAAGTCTGACCTCTACACATTGAAGCACGGCCAGCTTCAAATGAGCGCCGCTCGCTTCGGTGACGCGCCCCTGATCAAGCTTGGTGGTGACTTCAAGAAGGTCTCAGACTTCCAGAAGCGAATTCCCTCCATTCCTAAggtgctggagctggatCACCTCACCATCACCGGTGCTGTCAATCTTGGCCGCGGCGTAACGCTCAAGGGCACTGTTA